The Arthrobacter sp. PM3 genome contains the following window.
CGCGGACCACCTGGACGCTGCGAAGACGTGTGAAGCCGCCGAGCTGTGGACCTTCGCCGCGCTTGCCTATGACGCAGCGGCGCACGCCTACCGGGCCGCGGGCGACACCCTGCGCGAGCGCATGGCCAACTCCCAGCGCAGGAGGTGCCTGGACCGGGCGGATGATCTTCCCGGCGAGGACACGGCCAAGAGTGACGACTCGCTGGGCATCCTGACGCGCCGCGAACGCGACATTGTGGCGCTCGCGGTGCGGGGCCTGACCGACCGGCAGATCGCCGCCGAACTGCAGGTGTCCGTGCGCACGGTTGAGGGCCACCTCTACCGCAGCTACGCCAAGCTGAACGTGAAGGGCCGCGAACAGCTCCCCGGGATCGGCCCCCGCTAGGTTCCGCAGCCGCATGTGGCGGGCCGTATTCCGGGCTTCCGGGAGGACACGGCCGGGGACACCTGAAACCGGTTTTCCGACTACTTGGTTTCGACCCCGCAGCCGTGCCGGTCCAACTGAGTACAGGTACGTAGAGGGGGCCGAATACTCGCCCGGTATTCGAGTACTACTTACGCATACGGAAAATTCGCGCGGTCAATACCGTAGATGTATCACCGCTCACACTTTGACTGCGAAGGTCTCTCATATGTTCCAGCAAGACGCCAGCTTGCCTGCGGGCAGCGGCCATACCGAAGCGTCATTTCCGGCGACGAGAAACGGCTACGGCCGCAACAAAGACAGACCTTTCACGCGCCAGGAAGTCGTTGCCGAGGTGGTCGAAACTCTGACCTCGGGCTCCGGCTGCGGCATCGTCCTCGTGGGCGACCACGGGGCTGGCAAGTCCTTCATCGCCCAGCGCGCCCTCGAGCAGCTCGGCGACGAGTACATGGTGGTCCAGGTCAGAGGCAGCTCGATTTCCTCCAAGCTGCCGTACGGCGCCCTCAGTGTGCTTCTGAACGACCTCGACGCCTCGCACCTGGAACACCCTCTGATGGTGCTGCGCGGGCTGACCCAGCTGCTGCACAGCAAAGCCGACGGACGCAGGGTGGTCCTCTTCGTCGACAACGCCCATGACCTCGACGAGCTCTCCAGCATGATGGTGGCCCAGTTGAGCGCGGGGGCACACGTCACGCTGCTGGCTGCGTGCGTGGACATGCCCCATGTTGGCGGTGACATCATGGGCCTCTGGAAAGACGACATGCTCCGGCGGGTCGACCTTGGACCGTTCGACTTCACCGAGACGGCAGCAACGCTGCACCACGAATACGGGGGACGGTTCTCCCTGACCGCGGCCCGGGCGCTTTGGAGCGCAAGCGGGGGCAACGCCCTCTTCCTCCATTCCCTGGCCCGGGAACAGATCAAGCTCGGCACCGTGCTCCGCCAGGATGGCGTCTGGTTCCTGGGCAACGGCCCCATCGCCCTGACGGGTGAGATCCGCGACGTCGTGAAGGCGCGCCTCAACCGGCTCGGGGCCGGCCAGCGCGACGTCTTCGAACTGCTGGCCCTCGCCGGCGGCGTCCCGCTGCAGACCCTCATGCTGATCGCCAACCCCCAGGACATGGACGCACTCCAGGAGCGGTCACTGATCCGGGTCACACACGAACACCCGCCGATGGTGAGCGTGGCCAACCCGGTAACCGCCGGCATCGTCGCCAGCGTCGTCCCCCCGGGCCGCAGCGCCGAACTCCGCCGCCGGCTGACGGCTGTCGTCCAGGAATCGGATGCTCTGGACGCCGGTGGTTCCACCGGCGTCGCCTGGGCACTGGACTGCGGGGAACAGGTGAGCCCCGAAGTGGCCCTTGCTGCGGCCCATACCGCCAACAGTGCGTCCGACCCCGTCGCGGCCCTTCGGTTCGTCGAGGAGATCGAGGGAAACGACCCCGCCGTCCCGATGGCCATCGAAGCGCTGAAAGCCCACATCTCGGTCAACAACGAGGAGTCCGCCCGCCGGGTCCTGGAGACGCTGGACGAGGCTGGCCCCGGGGAGGTCCCGCTGGGCGAGTGGACCGTCCTGCAGCTCCTGCGCGCTGAGCTGGACAAGCGTAGCCACGCCCCGGCAGCCGATCCCCAGGCACGGCTCCGGGAGCTCGCGGAACGGCTGGCCACGGAGCCAGCCGGGGACAGCCCCGCTGTTCGGACAGCCCGGGAGCAGCTGCGCGTGGCCGACGCCGAACTCGCCGCGTTCCAGGGCCGCTACGCCGATGTCCTGGCCGTCACCGACGGCATGGACACCGCCGACCTTGGCAGCGAATCCAGGATTGTGGCCTCCAGCCTGCGCTGCGAGGCCCTGGCCGTCACCGGCAACGTGGTGCAGGCCCTGGCCTTGGGCAAGCAGGTCCTGGCCGCCGCCGCCGGCGTCCGGCTCACGGACCGGGCCGCCCGTGAGATCCGCGGAAGGTTTCTGCTGCTCCTGCTCCTCTCGGCCAAGTACCGGGAGGCCTCGGCTTTCCTTGACGAGACCTACAGCGGCGGCGAACCACAGACCCGGCTCGGCGGGATGTTCGAGATCGGGCACGGTGTTATCGACCTGCACGCCGGGCACCTCGACGACGCCCTGTCCCGGCTCCAGGCCGGCCGCTGGCAGCTCCGGGCGCTGGACCCGGACACGCTGGCCGGCCTGGCCACGGCGGTCTGCGCCTACGCCGCAGCACTCCAAGGCGAAGAAGAGGCTGCTGGCCTCCTGCTCGCCGACCTCGCCCAGCCGCGGCCGGCCGCAGCCTGGCTGGTGGAACGGCTGACACGCTACTTCGAACTCTCAGCCCAGGCCGAGCTCGGTCAACGTTCCCTGTCGATCCGGGCGCTCACCGCCGAGGCGGACCGCGACACGGAATCCTCGGCCCTGGCCCCGGCGCTCCTGTTCCTGTCCGCCGCGTCCCGGCTGGAAGACCGCCAGACGGGCCAGAAACTGGGCGCCCTCAGCGACCGGGTCGCCGGACAGTTCGCGTCACTGTGCTCGCGGCTGGCCGAGGGCATGCGGGAGGCCGACAGTGAACGGCTGCTTGCGGCGTCCAAGGACGCCGAGGCCGCAGGGAACGCAGTGTTCGCCAGGGACGCGGCCCGCAAAGCCGTCAGTTGCGCCAACGACGCCGGCAACCGGATCGCGCTGCGGATCGCCCAGCGGGCGCAGCAGTCACTCGATGACAAGTTCGGCAGCCCGAAGAACGGCCTGCACTCGCTGACAACCTCGACTCTGACGGCAAGGGAATGCGAAGTGGCGGTCAGGGCCGCCGCCGGCACGTCAAACCGCAAGATCGCCGAACAGATGCACGTCTCGGTCCGCACAGTGGAGGGCCACCTCTACCAGGTGTATTCGAAGCTGCATGTGGCCAGCCGATCGGAACTCAAAGATGTCATCTCAACTCCGGCAGACAGCGCCCGGCTCGGCTGAGACCGGCACGTTCGACGGCGGCTGCCCGGCATCCGCCGGGGCCGGCAGGAAGAACGACGATGGAAAGCCTGGCTGAGACCGGCCCGCTGGTCGAGCGCTCGGCGCTCGTCAAGGAACTGGTGCGTTGCCTGCAGGACGGCACCAAGTCCGGTGCCCTCGTCATCGGCGGGGCCGGCACGGGCAAGACCGCGGTTGTCAAAGCAGCCATCCGCGAACTCGGAACCCGCAGCCACGTGATCCGGCTGACAGCCACCCCGGCGCTGGCCGCTGTCCCTTTCGGGGCGCTGGCTCCGTACCTGTCCACGCTCCCCGACCGCGAACTCGACTCCTATGCCGCGGTCGTGGAGGCCCTGGCGGGCAGCCTGAAAGCCGAGGCGATCCGGCCCCTCTTTGTGATCGACGACGCCCATTGCCTGGACCAGGGGACCATCCGGCAGCTCGCGCAGGCCGCGGCCACCGGCGCAGCCGGGATCCTGGCAACCTGCCTGCCCGGACCGATGATTGCCGAAGAATTCCTGTCACTCTGGGACGACGGCATCGTCGCCAAGTTCGACCTCGACCCGCTGAGCCGGACCGGGACCCACCAGTTGTGCGAGCAGGTCCTGCGGGCCGACGTCTCGCCCTGGGTCAGTGCGCTGTTTCACGACGCGGCCGACGGCAACCCGCTCATGCTCATGTCCCTGATCCAGCATGCCCGCGCCAGCGGTGCACTGGGCTTCCGGCACGGGGTGTGGTTCCTGCTGGCCAACCCCGAAATGGCTGGGGTCCCGGCCGCCGACGTTGTTGACCGGCAACTGCGCTCCATGACCCCGGAGGAAAAGACGGCCGCCACGATTGTTGCCCTGGCCGGACCGCTCTCCCTGGCCCAGATCCTGCGGATCAGCGGCCCGAAAGCTGTCGATGCCCTGGACACGGCCGGCATCATCGCCGTCTCGGCCGGGCATGACCGGCTGGTCCGGCCCGCGAGCCCCATGGTCGGCGAGATCATCCGCCACCGGGTCCCGGCCGGCCGGAGTTCAGCCCTGCGCTCCAGCGTCCTGGCGCTGCCCTCGGCCCGTACGGCGGCCCCGGGAGCGGCCCTGAACCGGCTGCGCTGGTCTCTCGACTGCGGTGTGGAAATCCCGCCGTCCCAGCTGTTGCAGGCCGCCGTTGCCGCGAACACCGCCTTGGACCCGGTGACCGCGGCCCGGGCAGCGCGGGCCGTTCGGGATACCCGGTACCTCTCCGAGGCCCGGATCCAGCTGGCGTACTCGCACTTCATCCTCGGGCGCACGGCGGCCGCGGCGGCGTGCCTGGAGTCCGCCGGGCCGCTGCCGGCCGGCAGACCCCCCTTATTGGCCGCACTGCTCGCGGCCCGGCTCGGGTCCGCAGCGCCGCCCCGGCCCTGGGGTGATCAGATCCGGGATGATCAGCTCCGGGACGGGACGGCCGTGGCGGAACTGGCCGCCGGTCTCCTCACCCGCACCTGGGACGGCCGGTTCGTAACGGCCGGACCAGTGCTCAGCGACCTCATCCGCGCTGCCGGCACCGACCCTGAAATCCGGGTGCCGGCCGTGTCCGTCCTCGCCGAAGTGCTGACCGCGCAGGGCCGGCTGCGGGCCGGGCTGCGCCTGGACGGGGAGGCCTGGAGCGGGGCCAGCAGCGCGAGCACGGCGCTTCCCCTGGTCTACGAGGACCTTGTGGTCCGGCACTGCCTGAACCTGATCCGGGCCGGCGACTGGGACGGCGTCGGCCGGGCCCTGGACGAATACGCGGCCCGCGAGCCCGGACGGCTCCTGTATAGCGGCGGCATGCTCCACCTCATGCGCGGATACTCCAGGCTGCGCCAGGGCAGGATGCGCGAAAGCCTGGCCGAAGTGCGCCTGGGCGTAGAGGAACTCACTATCGCCGACCCGCTGAACCTGCTGCCGTTTGCGCACGCCGTCGCTGCGTACGCGGCCGCCGCCGTCGGAAGCCACGAGGAGGCCGGAGAACATGTCCTGGCCTTCCGGCATTCGGCATACGGGGAACCAAAGACCCTGCAGCTGCTGGCGGAAGCGTACTGCCGGGCCGCGGCGCCCGGGGACGATCCGGTCGGGAGCGGCGCGGAAGCCTTGGCCCGGCTGGCGGACGAGGCCCTGCACGAAGGCCTGCGGGGCGTTGAAACCGACATCCGGCGGCTCGCGTTCCGCAGCGGCGACACTTCAGGGGCGGAATCCCTCGCCCTCAGCAGCAGTGCCGTG
Protein-coding sequences here:
- a CDS encoding LuxR C-terminal-related transcriptional regulator, which translates into the protein MVETLTSGSGCGIVLVGDHGAGKSFIAQRALEQLGDEYMVVQVRGSSISSKLPYGALSVLLNDLDASHLEHPLMVLRGLTQLLHSKADGRRVVLFVDNAHDLDELSSMMVAQLSAGAHVTLLAACVDMPHVGGDIMGLWKDDMLRRVDLGPFDFTETAATLHHEYGGRFSLTAARALWSASGGNALFLHSLAREQIKLGTVLRQDGVWFLGNGPIALTGEIRDVVKARLNRLGAGQRDVFELLALAGGVPLQTLMLIANPQDMDALQERSLIRVTHEHPPMVSVANPVTAGIVASVVPPGRSAELRRRLTAVVQESDALDAGGSTGVAWALDCGEQVSPEVALAAAHTANSASDPVAALRFVEEIEGNDPAVPMAIEALKAHISVNNEESARRVLETLDEAGPGEVPLGEWTVLQLLRAELDKRSHAPAADPQARLRELAERLATEPAGDSPAVRTAREQLRVADAELAAFQGRYADVLAVTDGMDTADLGSESRIVASSLRCEALAVTGNVVQALALGKQVLAAAAGVRLTDRAAREIRGRFLLLLLLSAKYREASAFLDETYSGGEPQTRLGGMFEIGHGVIDLHAGHLDDALSRLQAGRWQLRALDPDTLAGLATAVCAYAAALQGEEEAAGLLLADLAQPRPAAAWLVERLTRYFELSAQAELGQRSLSIRALTAEADRDTESSALAPALLFLSAASRLEDRQTGQKLGALSDRVAGQFASLCSRLAEGMREADSERLLAASKDAEAAGNAVFARDAARKAVSCANDAGNRIALRIAQRAQQSLDDKFGSPKNGLHSLTTSTLTARECEVAVRAAAGTSNRKIAEQMHVSVRTVEGHLYQVYSKLHVASRSELKDVISTPADSARLG
- a CDS encoding LuxR C-terminal-related transcriptional regulator; the protein is MESLAETGPLVERSALVKELVRCLQDGTKSGALVIGGAGTGKTAVVKAAIRELGTRSHVIRLTATPALAAVPFGALAPYLSTLPDRELDSYAAVVEALAGSLKAEAIRPLFVIDDAHCLDQGTIRQLAQAAATGAAGILATCLPGPMIAEEFLSLWDDGIVAKFDLDPLSRTGTHQLCEQVLRADVSPWVSALFHDAADGNPLMLMSLIQHARASGALGFRHGVWFLLANPEMAGVPAADVVDRQLRSMTPEEKTAATIVALAGPLSLAQILRISGPKAVDALDTAGIIAVSAGHDRLVRPASPMVGEIIRHRVPAGRSSALRSSVLALPSARTAAPGAALNRLRWSLDCGVEIPPSQLLQAAVAANTALDPVTAARAARAVRDTRYLSEARIQLAYSHFILGRTAAAAACLESAGPLPAGRPPLLAALLAARLGSAAPPRPWGDQIRDDQLRDGTAVAELAAGLLTRTWDGRFVTAGPVLSDLIRAAGTDPEIRVPAVSVLAEVLTAQGRLRAGLRLDGEAWSGASSASTALPLVYEDLVVRHCLNLIRAGDWDGVGRALDEYAAREPGRLLYSGGMLHLMRGYSRLRQGRMRESLAEVRLGVEELTIADPLNLLPFAHAVAAYAAAAVGSHEEAGEHVLAFRHSAYGEPKTLQLLAEAYCRAAAPGDDPVGSGAEALARLADEALHEGLRGVETDIRRLAFRSGDTSGAESLALSSSAVDGPEARLLETYARAVSASDAVDLIGISDDALNGGHGLLALEAAQQAERILADDPERWRLTAVQRRVHHRLVEAGMSARLEIVHSDHGAALTTREAEVLELVSGGATNAEIAAALCVSQRTVEGHLSRIFAKLGVGRRTDLLDLGTVQP